The following are encoded together in the Vespa velutina chromosome 3, iVesVel2.1, whole genome shotgun sequence genome:
- the LOC124947938 gene encoding AT-rich interactive domain-containing protein 2 isoform X1 has product MAKILDKDPVTYERERENFMKDLRHFHETRGTPFRKSPKISGKEIDLYLLYVVVTARGGWIKVNTRNEWASLCEQFHLPNGCVNSGIGLKQIYLRYLDRYEKVHFLGEDGQQADDEDEDSRHRKWSARALHSVPLTYNHHQHNVAESLRDYNGLSSDLYKPSNYDKLALSLLSPLPNEQDFAINVCTLLSNEGKHTLRLDKYPRLVNILLAHAGVFDSPGTRQLFIEVYSRVRNYSINSFWSDVLDSQDVIDLTNEKTFMKKPSTSLHTFSRRKTLEKEKQNKVTVTVQDNEETVTSMDVDGVLPDCSRLDPIGSHQDENFKDQNQNSIKFEEEDKDLFCVGRTLGTQDPYGQRVLQIASILRNLSFTPENAAVLSRNRCFLRFVLLCIRARWSNLHQLGFDILGNIANEIVLKEAGERITDVVLSCVAKGIESQDRFIVISCLEVLNKISQQDSNEEIVTFGLEDSVYELICRFLALSDIALLVYTLECLYALTSLGERPCTSVARVRGAIDTLVALVTVEAQSYGPKACILMRVVETVSTIPTPSNTSQNTPVAAAATTPVASVTSSPVPATPATITATSAPVSPAPSRPNTPATTTKSTTHKTVETANALQQQHAHQQIIQENEQFALGWLRATFELAPGIRIEQEELYKKYLGCCTKIGRRGVIAPLHFPRCVRSVFGGTIGPNPLKGESTGTQYYEGIRVRATPGQVTYPSQTVIATSTAPISAVNTTPVKVLPVQQRTIKNISPAPDSTALDNPASGVHRTPAPASPILKAQLSAPPKPPSITSNQSQNPVTKVDSKSQVSVSHPHLSQALLASGSQNQQQQQQHSQSVQVVTKEDNRSSTTSSSIIKSLLATKVTASSDCMSSAAATCVSTLTACVTNTTTSIASSISANQLITSNQVAQRQQQQRLLQQQLTGVVQPAAPAATPATILPKVSVNSKQKPVIAAIPAKKIQRLNGAKFVLTNNCEKTEVNDVNESVNQIVTSTTVILNSTENHISSIVKVCQPPTSTTICTNKSNQRSTCTSIAEDSDSTNNSLASSSGIGGSRDFSGAGAEEDNSLTSFEGILLNGAPTNIDINAQDDGSSKDSSSISSKEKPLQSMMLADLLERKVDKEPILNGVLGKNSINEKGIDLVENHIKKVLKESPTDIKIKNDITESNTMQTEVSEDTLIEAPRGIKRAASESDEIDAKKPKYSNGTTSPDPAVDSTTAESTVSSIKSEEQEDDKDSEKATVSSTAANLYAALAADCIEDETDLDEQVNINKEEPSPVVKEEPHIFINQITQQQQQQHQSQQQQQQQPQQQQQQHQQHLQQHHQHPQQQQHHHHHQHQQPQQHHQQHQQHQQQLIVATPRQIVVQQTIQSNNQVIIPAASVKGRQAQAQPQVLLQQSAGGQLQYVVSGGVPGQNYVLAQPQTALVQGQAQTVLVAQTTQQQGTGTKTIIILQPQAAPQPTPQKMVAVTPQGQQVVVTQVPRPILQSPALGNIPPPLVPTSATIPQTSIIVNSSVAQTNPNTVTVTIPAMAQQNPVSASVPSRVVTPTPASTPPPTRPTTPHQAAATHGHLVKPPVKAIKTVSSSTSTEPESKPSTSQLPPENKTITIKIDPNAYLCEWRGCLRQFKTPHEVFLHVCEIHCPTGGEEILCLWGSCDALKRRRFSLMTHLFDRHCNSDAMILRRKQLTVTGKTEVSTSTPPTPHHPGYAPNAAFHAIKRHALEFVNPKELMAKQQRPTKPAAATSSSSSPRPGQNPPPEQDDNEGPVTKSIRLTAALILRNLVIYSTHGRRHLRAYEPHLAGVALSNVESSRTIAQVLYDMNDQSSSNHR; this is encoded by the exons ATATCTAGACAGGTACGAAAAGGTTCATTTCTTAGGAGAAGATGGACAGCAAGCCGATGATGAAGACGAAGATTCCAGACACCGGAAGTGGTCTGCCAGGGCATTACATTCAGTTCCTCTTACGtataatcatcatcaacatAATGTTGCAg aatcTCTTCGCGATTACAATGGTCTTTCGTCCGATCTTTACAAACCATCCAACTACGACAAATTGGCATTATCGCTTCTTTCGCCTCTTCCAAACGAACAAGACTTCGCAATCAATGTTTGCACGCTTTTGTCGAACGAAGGAAAACATACGTTACGTCTCGATAAGTATCCACGTTTGGTGAATATCCTGCTCGCGCATGCTGGCGTTTTCGACTCGCCTGGTACGCGACAACTTTTCATTGAGGTTTATTCTCGTGTGAGGAACTATTCTATCAATTCGTTTTGGTCGGATGTACTCGATTCGCAAGACGTGATAGACCTTACGAACGAGAAAACCTTTATGAAGAAGCCATCAACGAGCTTACACACATTCTCCAGGCGGAAAacattagagaaagagaagcaaaaTAAAGTGACAGTAACGGTCCAAGACAACGAGGAGACGGTCACGTCGATGGATGTGGATGGG GTGCTTCCAGACTGTTCACGTCTAGATCCTATTGGTTCTCATCAAGATGAGAATTTTAAAGATCAGAATCAAAATTCGATAAAGTTCGAAGAAGAGGATAAAGACTTGTTTTGCGTCGGTAGAACGTTAGGCACGCAGGATCCGTACGGTCAACGCGTGTTACAGATAGCGTCTATCTTACGAAATCTCAGTTTCACTCCGGAGAATGCCGCGGTGCTAAGCAGGAATCGATGTTTTTTGAGATTcgttttattatgtataagaGCAAGGTGGAGTAATTTGCATCAACTTGGTTTCGATATACTAGGGAATATAGCAAACGAAATTGTTTTAAAAGAGGCTGGCGAAAGGATAACAGATGTTGTCCTGTCTTGTGTGGCAAAAGGTATCGAGTCGCAAGATagatttatcgttatatcctGTTTGGAGGTGCTTAATAAGATCAGTCAACAGGATAGTAACGAAGAAATCGTTACGTTTGGATTGGAAGATAGTGTCTATGAACTTATTTGCAg gTTTTTAGCTCTAAGTGATATAGCTCTTTTAGTTTATACTTTGGAGTGTTTATACGCTTTAACTTCGTTGGGCGAAAGACCGTGTACTAGTGTCGCGCGGGTACGTGGAGCTATCGATACATTGGTCGCGCTTGTCACCGTCGAAGCACAGAGTTATGGCCCAAAAGCTTGCATTTTGATGAGAGTGGTAGAAACTGTATCTACTATACCCACACCTTCGAATACGTCTCAGAATACtcctgttgctgctgctgccacTACTCCGGTTGCATCAGTAACATCATCACCCGTGCCAGCTACTCCAGCTACGATTACCGCAACATCGGCTCCAGTTAGCCCAGCACCTTCTAGACCTAATACACCTGCAACTACAACCAAGTCCACAACGCACA AAACAGTAGAGACGGCTAATGCGCTTCAACAACAACACGCGCATCAACAAATCATTCAGGAAAACGAGCAATTCGCTTTAGGATGGTTAAGAGCTACCTTTGAGCTTGCACCAGGCATACGCATAGAACAAGAGGAACTCTACAAAAAATATCTTGGGTGTTGTACGAAGATTGGCAGGAGAGGAGTAATCGCGCCACTTCATTTTCCCAGATGTGTTAG gtCAGTGTTCGGGGGAACTATTGGTCCAAATCCACTCAAAGGAGAATCAACTGGTACTCAGTATTACGAAGGCATCCGTGTACGGGCTACACCAGGCCAAGTAACTTATCCGAGCCAAACTGTAATTGCGACTAGTACAGCTCCGATATCAGCGGTCAACACAACTCCAGTAAAGGTGCTTCCCGTACAACAGCGTACAATCAAGAATATAAGTCCTGCTCCCGATAGCACGGCCCTAGACAATCCTGCATCTGGAGTTCACAGAACTCCAGCCCCTGCATCTCCCATTCTAAAAGCCCAGTTGTCTGCCCCTCCAAAACCACCTTCCATTACGTCAAATCAATCCCAAAATCCAGTCACCAAGGTTGATTCTAAAAGTCAG GTATCAGTATCTCACCCCCACCTGAGTCAAGCATTGCTGGCCAGTGGATCCCAAaatcagcagcagcagcagcagcactcCCAATCTGTCCAAGTAGTAACAAAAGAAGATAACCGAAGTAGTACTACATCCagttctataataaaaagcCTTTTGGCTACCAAGGTAACAGCCAGCAGTGACTGCATGTCCAGTGCTGCTGCAACTTGTGTGTCTACCCTTACTGCCTGTGTAACAAACACTACTACTAGCATCGCATCCAGCATCAGTGCCAACCAGCTAATAACAAGCAACCAG GTTGCACAACGTCAACAACAGCAAAGGTTACTGCAACAGCAATTAACAGGTGTGGTACAACCTGCAGCTCCTGCAGCTACACCAGCAACAATACTCCCTAAAGTTTCTGTGAACTCTAAACAAAAACCAGTGATTGCAGCTATTCCTGCCAAAAAAATACAGAGACTTAATGGAGCTAAATTTGTTTTGACCAACAATTGTGAGAAG acTGAAGTAAATGATGTAAATGAAAGTGTCAACCAAATCGTAACCTCAACTACAGTAATTTTGAATTCAACTGAGAATCACATATCCTCGATCGTAAAAGTTTGTCAACCACCGACCTCTACTACAATTTGTACAAACAAGTCCAATCAACGAAGTACGTGTACTTCGATTGCTGAAGATTCTGATTCAACGAACAATTCTTTGGCTTCTAGTAGTGGTATAGGTGGTAGTAGAGATTTTTCTGGTGCTGGTGCTGAAGAAGATAATTCTTTAACGAGTTTTGAAGGAATACTTTTAAATGGTGCACCAACTAACATAGATATTAATGCACAAGATGATGGATCATCCAAAGATTCATCTAGCATAAGTTCAAAGGAGAAACCATTGCAGAGTATGATGTTGGCCgatttattagaaagaaaggtaGATAAAGAGCCTATTTTAAATGGAGTTCTTGGAAAGAATTcaataaacgaaaaaggaatagatttggttgaaaatcatattaaaaaggTATTAAAAGAATCTCCGactgatattaaaataaaaaatgatataacagAAAGTAATACCATGCAGACCGAAGTATCTGAAGATACATTAATTGAAGCTCCtagaggaataaaaagagcAGCTAGTGAATCTGATGAGATAGATGCAAAGAAACCAAAATATTCTAATGGCACTACATCGCCTGATCCTGCTGTTGATTCAACAACTGCTGAATCTACTGTATCCAGTATAAAATCggaagaacaagaagatgACAAAGACAGTGAGAAAGCAACAGTTTCATCTACTGCTGCAAATCTTTATGCAGCTCTTGCTGCTGATTGCATAGAAGATGAAACTGATCTTGATGAACAAGTGAACATTAATAAGGAAGAACCTTCTCCAGTCGTGAAAGAAGAACCtcacatatttattaatcaaattactcaacaacaacagcaacagcatcaatcacagcaacagcagcagcaacaaccacagcaacaacaacagcaacatcaACAACATCTGCAGCAACATCACCAACATccacaacagcagcaacatcatcatcatcatcagcatcAGCAGCCGCAGCAACATCATCAGCAACACCAGCAGCATCAACAACAGTTAATAGTAGCGACCCCTCGACAAATAGTCGTTCAACAAACAATTCAGTCAAACAATCAAGTTATAATTCCTGCTGCGTCCGTCAAAGGAAGACAAGCACAAGCACAGCCACAAGTTCTGTTACAACAAAGTGCGGGAGGGCAACTGCAATATGTCGTATCTGGTGGTGTTCCTGGACAAAACTATGTATTGGCTCAACCACAAACAGCTTTAGTACAAGGGCAAGCACAGACGGTTCTTGTTGCTCAGACAACTCAACAACAAGGCACTGGCACGAaaactattataattttacagcCACAAGCTGCTCCTCAACCAACACCACAAAAAATGGTAGCTGTTACACCTCAAGGACAACAAGTTGTTGTAACTCAAGTTCCACGTCCTATTTTACAAAGTCCAgctcttggaaatattcctcCTCCGTTGGTACCTACGTCAGCCACAATTCCACAGACTTCCATAATAGTTAATAGTTCTGTAGCACAAACTAATCCAAATACTGTAACCGTTACGATACCTGCGATGGCTCAACAGAATCCAGTGTCTGCTAGTGTACCATCGAGAGTCGTAACACCGACTCCTGCTTCGACTCCACCACCTACAAGACCAACTACTCCTCACCAAGCAGCAGCGACACATGGACATTTAGTTAAACCACCAGTAAAGGCTATAAAAACTGTAAGTTCTTCGACTTCAACAGAACCAGAATCGAAACCTTCTACCAGTCAACTTCCACCTGAGAATAaaactattactattaaaatcGATCCTAACGCATATCTATGTGAATGGCGAGGTTGTTTAAG GCAATTTAAAACTCCCCATGAAGTTTTTCTTCATGTGTGTGAAATTCATTGTCCAACTGGCGGAGAAGAAATATTGTGCTTATGGGGCAGTTGCGATGCTTTAAAGAGACGTCGATTCTCTTTAATGACGCACTTATTCGATAGGCACTGTAATTCTGAT GCAATGATCCTtagaagaaaacaattaaCCGTGACTGGAAAAACTGAAGTATCTACGTCCACTCCTCCAACGCCTCATCACCCTGGATATGCACCGAATGCAGCATTCCATGCCATTAAAAGACATGCTTTGGAATTCGTGAATCCTAAGGAATTGATG GCAAAGCAGCAGAGGCCAACCAAGCCCGCTGCAGCCACTTCAAGCTCTTCTTCTCCCAGACCTGGGCAAAACCCTCCACCAGAACAG GATGACAACGAAGGTCCAGTGACTAAAAGTATTCGCCTGACGGCAGCTCTTATTCTCAGAAACCTAGTCATATACTCAACACATGGTAGAAG gcATCTTAGAGCATATGAACCTCATTTGGCAGGTGTGGCATTAAGTAATGTTGAATCATCAAGGACGATCGCACAAGTCTTATATGATATGAATGATCAGAGCAGTAGTAATCATAGGTGA
- the LOC124947938 gene encoding AT-rich interactive domain-containing protein 2 isoform X3 — MAKILDKDPVTYERERENFMKDLRHFHETRGTPFRKSPKISGKEIDLYLLYVVVTARGGWIKVNTRNEWASLCEQFHLPNGCVNSGIGLKQIYLRYLDRYEKVHFLGEDGQQADDEDEDSRHRKWSARALHSVPLTYNHHQHNVAESLRDYNGLSSDLYKPSNYDKLALSLLSPLPNEQDFAINVCTLLSNEGKHTLRLDKYPRLVNILLAHAGVFDSPGTRQLFIEVYSRVRNYSINSFWSDVLDSQDVIDLTNEKTFMKKPSTSLHTFSRRKTLEKEKQNKVTVTVQDNEETVTSMDVDGVLPDCSRLDPIGSHQDENFKDQNQNSIKFEEEDKDLFCVGRTLGTQDPYGQRVLQIASILRNLSFTPENAAVLSRNRCFLRFVLLCIRARWSNLHQLGFDILGNIANEIVLKEAGERITDVVLSCVAKGIESQDRFIVISCLEVLNKISQQDSNEEIVTFGLEDSVYELICRFLALSDIALLVYTLECLYALTSLGERPCTSVARVRGAIDTLVALVTVEAQSYGPKACILMRVVETVSTIPTPSNTSQNTPVAAAATTPVASVTSSPVPATPATITATSAPVSPAPSRPNTPATTTKSTTHKTVETANALQQQHAHQQIIQENEQFALGWLRATFELAPGIRIEQEELYKKYLGCCTKIGRRGVIAPLHFPRCVRSVFGGTIGPNPLKGESTGTQYYEGIRVRATPGQVTYPSQTVIATSTAPISAVNTTPVKVLPVQQRTIKNISPAPDSTALDNPASGVHRTPAPASPILKAQLSAPPKPPSITSNQSQNPVTKVDSKSQVSVSHPHLSQALLASGSQNQQQQQQHSQSVQVVTKEDNRSSTTSSSIIKSLLATKVTASSDCMSSAAATCVSTLTACVTNTTTSIASSISANQLITSNQVAQRQQQQRLLQQQLTGVVQPAAPAATPATILPKVSVNSKQKPVIAAIPAKKIQRLNGAKFVLTNNCEKTEVNDVNESVNQIVTSTTVILNSTENHISSIVKVCQPPTSTTICTNKSNQRSTCTSIAEDSDSTNNSLASSSGIGGSRDFSGAGAEEDNSLTSFEGILLNGAPTNIDINAQDDGSSKDSSSISSKEKPLQSMMLADLLERKVDKEPILNGVLGKNSINEKGIDLVENHIKKVLKESPTDIKIKNDITESNTMQTEVSEDTLIEAPRGIKRAASESDEIDAKKPKYSNGTTSPDPAVDSTTAESTVSSIKSEEQEDDKDSEKATVSSTAANLYAALAADCIEDETDLDEQVNINKEEPSPVVKEEPHIFINQITQQQQQQHQSQQQQQQQPQQQQQQHQQHLQQHHQHPQQQQHHHHHQHQQPQQHHQQHQQHQQQLIVATPRQIVVQQTIQSNNQVIIPAASVKGRQAQAQPQVLLQQSAGGQLQYVVSGGVPGQNYVLAQPQTALVQGQAQTVLVAQTTQQQGTGTKTIIILQPQAAPQPTPQKMVAVTPQGQQVVVTQVPRPILQSPALGNIPPPLVPTSATIPQTSIIVNSSVAQTNPNTVTVTIPAMAQQNPVSASVPSRVVTPTPASTPPPTRPTTPHQAAATHGHLVKPPVKAIKTVSSSTSTEPESKPSTSQLPPENKTITIKIDPNAYLCEWRGCLRQFKTPHEVFLHVCEIHCPTGGEEILCLWGSCDALKRRRFSLMTHLFDRHCNSDAMILRRKQLTVTGKTEVSTSTPPTPHHPGYAPNAAFHAIKRHALEFVNPKELMQQRPTKPAAATSSSSSPRPGQNPPPEQDDNEGPVTKSIRLTAALILRNLVIYSTHGRRHLRAYEPHLAGVALSNVESSRTIAQVLYDMNDQSSSNHR, encoded by the exons ATATCTAGACAGGTACGAAAAGGTTCATTTCTTAGGAGAAGATGGACAGCAAGCCGATGATGAAGACGAAGATTCCAGACACCGGAAGTGGTCTGCCAGGGCATTACATTCAGTTCCTCTTACGtataatcatcatcaacatAATGTTGCAg aatcTCTTCGCGATTACAATGGTCTTTCGTCCGATCTTTACAAACCATCCAACTACGACAAATTGGCATTATCGCTTCTTTCGCCTCTTCCAAACGAACAAGACTTCGCAATCAATGTTTGCACGCTTTTGTCGAACGAAGGAAAACATACGTTACGTCTCGATAAGTATCCACGTTTGGTGAATATCCTGCTCGCGCATGCTGGCGTTTTCGACTCGCCTGGTACGCGACAACTTTTCATTGAGGTTTATTCTCGTGTGAGGAACTATTCTATCAATTCGTTTTGGTCGGATGTACTCGATTCGCAAGACGTGATAGACCTTACGAACGAGAAAACCTTTATGAAGAAGCCATCAACGAGCTTACACACATTCTCCAGGCGGAAAacattagagaaagagaagcaaaaTAAAGTGACAGTAACGGTCCAAGACAACGAGGAGACGGTCACGTCGATGGATGTGGATGGG GTGCTTCCAGACTGTTCACGTCTAGATCCTATTGGTTCTCATCAAGATGAGAATTTTAAAGATCAGAATCAAAATTCGATAAAGTTCGAAGAAGAGGATAAAGACTTGTTTTGCGTCGGTAGAACGTTAGGCACGCAGGATCCGTACGGTCAACGCGTGTTACAGATAGCGTCTATCTTACGAAATCTCAGTTTCACTCCGGAGAATGCCGCGGTGCTAAGCAGGAATCGATGTTTTTTGAGATTcgttttattatgtataagaGCAAGGTGGAGTAATTTGCATCAACTTGGTTTCGATATACTAGGGAATATAGCAAACGAAATTGTTTTAAAAGAGGCTGGCGAAAGGATAACAGATGTTGTCCTGTCTTGTGTGGCAAAAGGTATCGAGTCGCAAGATagatttatcgttatatcctGTTTGGAGGTGCTTAATAAGATCAGTCAACAGGATAGTAACGAAGAAATCGTTACGTTTGGATTGGAAGATAGTGTCTATGAACTTATTTGCAg gTTTTTAGCTCTAAGTGATATAGCTCTTTTAGTTTATACTTTGGAGTGTTTATACGCTTTAACTTCGTTGGGCGAAAGACCGTGTACTAGTGTCGCGCGGGTACGTGGAGCTATCGATACATTGGTCGCGCTTGTCACCGTCGAAGCACAGAGTTATGGCCCAAAAGCTTGCATTTTGATGAGAGTGGTAGAAACTGTATCTACTATACCCACACCTTCGAATACGTCTCAGAATACtcctgttgctgctgctgccacTACTCCGGTTGCATCAGTAACATCATCACCCGTGCCAGCTACTCCAGCTACGATTACCGCAACATCGGCTCCAGTTAGCCCAGCACCTTCTAGACCTAATACACCTGCAACTACAACCAAGTCCACAACGCACA AAACAGTAGAGACGGCTAATGCGCTTCAACAACAACACGCGCATCAACAAATCATTCAGGAAAACGAGCAATTCGCTTTAGGATGGTTAAGAGCTACCTTTGAGCTTGCACCAGGCATACGCATAGAACAAGAGGAACTCTACAAAAAATATCTTGGGTGTTGTACGAAGATTGGCAGGAGAGGAGTAATCGCGCCACTTCATTTTCCCAGATGTGTTAG gtCAGTGTTCGGGGGAACTATTGGTCCAAATCCACTCAAAGGAGAATCAACTGGTACTCAGTATTACGAAGGCATCCGTGTACGGGCTACACCAGGCCAAGTAACTTATCCGAGCCAAACTGTAATTGCGACTAGTACAGCTCCGATATCAGCGGTCAACACAACTCCAGTAAAGGTGCTTCCCGTACAACAGCGTACAATCAAGAATATAAGTCCTGCTCCCGATAGCACGGCCCTAGACAATCCTGCATCTGGAGTTCACAGAACTCCAGCCCCTGCATCTCCCATTCTAAAAGCCCAGTTGTCTGCCCCTCCAAAACCACCTTCCATTACGTCAAATCAATCCCAAAATCCAGTCACCAAGGTTGATTCTAAAAGTCAG GTATCAGTATCTCACCCCCACCTGAGTCAAGCATTGCTGGCCAGTGGATCCCAAaatcagcagcagcagcagcagcactcCCAATCTGTCCAAGTAGTAACAAAAGAAGATAACCGAAGTAGTACTACATCCagttctataataaaaagcCTTTTGGCTACCAAGGTAACAGCCAGCAGTGACTGCATGTCCAGTGCTGCTGCAACTTGTGTGTCTACCCTTACTGCCTGTGTAACAAACACTACTACTAGCATCGCATCCAGCATCAGTGCCAACCAGCTAATAACAAGCAACCAG GTTGCACAACGTCAACAACAGCAAAGGTTACTGCAACAGCAATTAACAGGTGTGGTACAACCTGCAGCTCCTGCAGCTACACCAGCAACAATACTCCCTAAAGTTTCTGTGAACTCTAAACAAAAACCAGTGATTGCAGCTATTCCTGCCAAAAAAATACAGAGACTTAATGGAGCTAAATTTGTTTTGACCAACAATTGTGAGAAG acTGAAGTAAATGATGTAAATGAAAGTGTCAACCAAATCGTAACCTCAACTACAGTAATTTTGAATTCAACTGAGAATCACATATCCTCGATCGTAAAAGTTTGTCAACCACCGACCTCTACTACAATTTGTACAAACAAGTCCAATCAACGAAGTACGTGTACTTCGATTGCTGAAGATTCTGATTCAACGAACAATTCTTTGGCTTCTAGTAGTGGTATAGGTGGTAGTAGAGATTTTTCTGGTGCTGGTGCTGAAGAAGATAATTCTTTAACGAGTTTTGAAGGAATACTTTTAAATGGTGCACCAACTAACATAGATATTAATGCACAAGATGATGGATCATCCAAAGATTCATCTAGCATAAGTTCAAAGGAGAAACCATTGCAGAGTATGATGTTGGCCgatttattagaaagaaaggtaGATAAAGAGCCTATTTTAAATGGAGTTCTTGGAAAGAATTcaataaacgaaaaaggaatagatttggttgaaaatcatattaaaaaggTATTAAAAGAATCTCCGactgatattaaaataaaaaatgatataacagAAAGTAATACCATGCAGACCGAAGTATCTGAAGATACATTAATTGAAGCTCCtagaggaataaaaagagcAGCTAGTGAATCTGATGAGATAGATGCAAAGAAACCAAAATATTCTAATGGCACTACATCGCCTGATCCTGCTGTTGATTCAACAACTGCTGAATCTACTGTATCCAGTATAAAATCggaagaacaagaagatgACAAAGACAGTGAGAAAGCAACAGTTTCATCTACTGCTGCAAATCTTTATGCAGCTCTTGCTGCTGATTGCATAGAAGATGAAACTGATCTTGATGAACAAGTGAACATTAATAAGGAAGAACCTTCTCCAGTCGTGAAAGAAGAACCtcacatatttattaatcaaattactcaacaacaacagcaacagcatcaatcacagcaacagcagcagcaacaaccacagcaacaacaacagcaacatcaACAACATCTGCAGCAACATCACCAACATccacaacagcagcaacatcatcatcatcatcagcatcAGCAGCCGCAGCAACATCATCAGCAACACCAGCAGCATCAACAACAGTTAATAGTAGCGACCCCTCGACAAATAGTCGTTCAACAAACAATTCAGTCAAACAATCAAGTTATAATTCCTGCTGCGTCCGTCAAAGGAAGACAAGCACAAGCACAGCCACAAGTTCTGTTACAACAAAGTGCGGGAGGGCAACTGCAATATGTCGTATCTGGTGGTGTTCCTGGACAAAACTATGTATTGGCTCAACCACAAACAGCTTTAGTACAAGGGCAAGCACAGACGGTTCTTGTTGCTCAGACAACTCAACAACAAGGCACTGGCACGAaaactattataattttacagcCACAAGCTGCTCCTCAACCAACACCACAAAAAATGGTAGCTGTTACACCTCAAGGACAACAAGTTGTTGTAACTCAAGTTCCACGTCCTATTTTACAAAGTCCAgctcttggaaatattcctcCTCCGTTGGTACCTACGTCAGCCACAATTCCACAGACTTCCATAATAGTTAATAGTTCTGTAGCACAAACTAATCCAAATACTGTAACCGTTACGATACCTGCGATGGCTCAACAGAATCCAGTGTCTGCTAGTGTACCATCGAGAGTCGTAACACCGACTCCTGCTTCGACTCCACCACCTACAAGACCAACTACTCCTCACCAAGCAGCAGCGACACATGGACATTTAGTTAAACCACCAGTAAAGGCTATAAAAACTGTAAGTTCTTCGACTTCAACAGAACCAGAATCGAAACCTTCTACCAGTCAACTTCCACCTGAGAATAaaactattactattaaaatcGATCCTAACGCATATCTATGTGAATGGCGAGGTTGTTTAAG GCAATTTAAAACTCCCCATGAAGTTTTTCTTCATGTGTGTGAAATTCATTGTCCAACTGGCGGAGAAGAAATATTGTGCTTATGGGGCAGTTGCGATGCTTTAAAGAGACGTCGATTCTCTTTAATGACGCACTTATTCGATAGGCACTGTAATTCTGAT GCAATGATCCTtagaagaaaacaattaaCCGTGACTGGAAAAACTGAAGTATCTACGTCCACTCCTCCAACGCCTCATCACCCTGGATATGCACCGAATGCAGCATTCCATGCCATTAAAAGACATGCTTTGGAATTCGTGAATCCTAAGGAATTGATG CAGCAGAGGCCAACCAAGCCCGCTGCAGCCACTTCAAGCTCTTCTTCTCCCAGACCTGGGCAAAACCCTCCACCAGAACAG GATGACAACGAAGGTCCAGTGACTAAAAGTATTCGCCTGACGGCAGCTCTTATTCTCAGAAACCTAGTCATATACTCAACACATGGTAGAAG gcATCTTAGAGCATATGAACCTCATTTGGCAGGTGTGGCATTAAGTAATGTTGAATCATCAAGGACGATCGCACAAGTCTTATATGATATGAATGATCAGAGCAGTAGTAATCATAGGTGA